The following are encoded in a window of Fusarium falciforme chromosome 11, complete sequence genomic DNA:
- a CDS encoding Aldedh domain-containing protein yields MPSVLPKDTDGRPFVACIIDGQPLAKSHRPYIPIFSSQKQETVHFSQSVDASTAVLAVESSWKAFQTYRKTPIDDRRRLLTKAAELFDNGISDAMHRQMTETSCNEDWAKINAGSMSVICQELAAALENLLDPAHDERSIVVREPIGPVLSIIPWNGALLLAVRAVATALAAGCTVILKASEMCPWTHQFVAETFLEAGFPKGSVNLIVSSRGTAAEITETIISHPHLRKIEFIGSPVVGRSIGTMAAKYLKPTIMELGDQSPLIVLEDADLSKAAQACAQGATLLHGQVCFSTERVIVVSSVKDKFYSLLAEAFDALPSAGFAVSNTFADKAYVAVQDALSRGARVVAGSSQRHGPASMASSILAGVPRGSILSSQEGFAPTAFVVEVENDKEAIAEANSREGGMSAAIFTSNRGRAIALAKELEFGMVQINDMTLAIKPSIKGPATCTKGSGWGCAGGKYGIKEFTHYKAITFGD; encoded by the exons ATGCCTTCTGTACTTCCCAAAGACACCGACGGTCGGCCTTTTGTGGCTTGCATCATCGATGGCCAGCCCCTCGCCAAGTCTCACCGACCATACATTCCCATCTTCTCTTCCCAGAAACAGGAGACTGTTCATTTCAGCCAGTCTGTCGATGCCAGCACCGCTGTCTTGGCCGTCGAGTCTTCGTGGAAAGCCTTTCAAACTTACCGGAAGACTCCAATCGATGACAGACGCCGCTTGCTAACCAAGGCTGCAGAGCTCTTTGACAACGGAATCAGCGATGCAATGCACCGCCAGATGACCGAAACCAGTTGCAACGAGGACTGGGCAAAGATAAATGCTGGTAGCATGTCTGTTATTTGTCAAGAGTTGGCCGCTGCCTTGGAGAATCTCTTGGACCCGGCTCACGATGAACGGAGCATTGTGGTGAGAGAACCGATTGGACCGGTTCTGTCCATCATTCC GTGGAATGGCGCGCTTTTGCTTGCTGTCCGCGCCGTGGCGACCGCTCTGGCTGCTGGCTGCACTGTGATTCTCAAGGCCTCAGAGATGTGCCCCTGGACGCATCAGTTTGTCGCAGAAACCTTTCTCGAAGCAGGATTTCCGAAAGGCTCTGTCAATCTCATTGTGTCGTCACGTGGAACAGCAGCGGAAATCACTGAGACCATCATCTCGCATCCCCACCTGCGCAAGATTGAGTTCATCGGAAGTCCAGTAGTAGGTAGATCTATTGGGACCATGGCAGCAAAATACCTGAAGCCTACGATCATGGAGCTCGGGGACCAGAGCCCTCTTATCGTCCTTGAAGACGCCGACTTGTCTAAGGCAGCCCAAGCTTGTGCTCAAGGGGCGACGCTGCTTCATGGCCAGGTATGTTTCTCGACGGAACGCGTAATTGTTGTTTCATCGGTCAAGGACAAGTTCTATtccctcctcgccgaggccTTCGATGCGCTGCCCTCGGCTGGTTTTGCAGTTTCCAATACCTTTGCCGATAAAGCGTATGTGGCAGTCCAAGATGCACTGTCACGGGGGGCTAGAGTTGTCGCCGGCAGCTCTCAGCGGCATGGTCCGGCATCAATGGCAtcttccatcttggcagGTGTGCCACGGGGGTCAATCTTGTCAAGCCAGGAAGGCTTCGCACCTACCGCCTTTGTTGTTGAAGTCGAGAACGATAAAGAAGCCATTGCCGAAGCAAACTCGCGAGAGGGAGGCATGTCGGCGGCGATTTTTACGAGTAACCGAGGACGAGCCATTGCCTTGGCCAAAGAGCTGGAGTTCGGAATGGTCCAGATCAACGACATGACCTTGGCCATCAAGC CGAGTATCAAGGGGCCCGCAACTTGTACCAAGGGCAGTGGATGGGGTTGTGCTGGTGGGAAATATGGAATCAAAGAGTTTACTCACTACAAAGCTATCACTTTTGGAGATTAG
- a CDS encoding Putative membrane protein — MASPKPARDYVYLLVVLLHLSAMLGVDFVPFYPQSLCQPPGSPLHFLVAYRQWYITTMSDPYYHIETPGHFFDFLVYVELLVQFPIALYLTRALLSKQRLSGPGELAASVYGIVTGLCTAIVCHNMYHLGPEVISHEAKQTLLYAAYLPYAVLR; from the exons atggcgtcTCCTAAGCCAGCTAGAGACTATGTCTACTTGCTCGTCGTGCTCTTGCACTTGAGTGCGATGCTTG GCGTTGATTTTGTCCCATTCTACCCCCAGTCTCTCTGCCAACCCCCAGGCTCACCTCTTCACTTTCTCGTTGCCTATCGCCAGTGGTACATTACCACCATGTCTGACCCGTACTACCATATTGAGACTCCTGGACACTTCTTCGATTTCCTTGTCTATGTCGAGCTGCTGGTGCAGTTCCCCATTGCTTTGTATCTCACTCGAGCACTGCTGTCGAAACAGCGTCTCTCTGGTCCTGGTGAGCTTGCAGCCAGTGTCTACGGTATAGTCACCGGTCTCTGCACAGCCATTGTGTGTCACAACATGTATCACCTAGGTCCTGAGGTCATCAGTCATGAGGCCAAGCAGACTCTATTGTATGCGGCATACCTACCATATGCCGTGCTGCGTTAG